The proteins below come from a single Antennarius striatus isolate MH-2024 chromosome 18, ASM4005453v1, whole genome shotgun sequence genomic window:
- the ndufa13 gene encoding NADH dehydrogenase [ubiquinone] 1 alpha subcomplex subunit 13: MAGAKVKQDMPPPGGYAAFDYKRNLPKRGISGYSMFGIGIGVLVFGYWRLFKWNRERRRLQIEDLEARIALMPLMQAELDRSILRYLKENLEEEAILMKDVPGWKVGERVFHTERWVPPLSNELYNLRPREQLIHKNLGFSAYV; this comes from the exons ATGGCGGGGGCCAAGGTGAAGCAGGACATGCCTCCGCCAGGAGGCTATGCTGCTTTTGATTATAAGCGAAATTTACCAAAACGAGGAATCTCTG GATACAGCATGTTTGGCATTGGTATTGGAGTCTTGGTGTTTGGCTACTGGAGGCTCTTCAAGTGGAACAGAGAGAGGAG GCGCCTGCAAATCGAGGACTTGGAAGCCAGGATAGCTCTGATGCCCCTAATGCAAGCAGAACTTGACCGAAG tatCTTGAGGTATTTGAAGGAAAATCTTGAGGAGGAAGCAATTCTCATGAAGGATGTTCCAGGATGGAAA GTCGGGGAGAGGGTCTTCCACACGGAGCGTTGGGTTCCACCTCTTTCCAATGAGCTGTACAACCTCCGCCCCCGTGAACAGCTTATACATAAGAACTTAGGCTTCTCGGCGTACGTCTAA
- the cirbpa gene encoding cold inducible RNA binding protein a isoform X2 produces the protein MSDEGKLFVGGLSFETNEESLSAAFGKYGTIEKVDVIRDKETGRSRGFGFVKYDNADDAKDAMAAMNGKSLDGRAIRVDEAGKGGRSKGGYQPSSRGGRFSASRGRGGGYNSERSYGDRNYDRSYGGRSFGSSDRSFEGGYRTGGYGSGGYRDSRGQGGYGERSGTYRDQYEGYAAHD, from the exons ATGTCTGACGAAGGTAAATTATTTGTCGGAGGCCTGAGCTTCGAAACCAACGAGGAGTCTTTATCCGCGGCCTTCGGGAAATACGGAACCATCGAAaaag TCGATGTGATCAGAGACAAAGAAACTGGGAGATCTCGGGGCTTCGGCTTTGTGAAATACGACAACGCCGACGATGCTAAAGACGCAATGGCCGCAATGAACGGGAAG TCTCTGGACGGCCGGGCTATTCGTGTGGACGAGGCAGGGAAGGGGGGACGCTCCAAAGGAGGTTACCAGCCAAGCTCAAGAGGTGGCAGATTCAGTGCATCTAGGGGTAGAG GCGGAGGATACAATTCAGAAAGGAGCTATGGTGACAGGAACTATGACAGGAGCTACGGGGGAAGGAGCTTCGGGAGTAGCGATAGGAGCTTTGAGGGCGGGTACAGGACTGGTGGATATGGATCCGGTGGATACAGAGACAGCAG GGGTCAGGGTGGATATGGTGAACGCTCTGGAACCTACCGTGATCAATATGAAGGCTATG CTGCACACGACTAA
- the cirbpa gene encoding cold inducible RNA binding protein a isoform X1, with product MSDEGKLFVGGLSFETNEESLSAAFGKYGTIEKVDVIRDKETGRSRGFGFVKYDNADDAKDAMAAMNGKSLDGRAIRVDEAGKGGRSKGGYQPSSRGGRFSASRGRGGRGYSRGGGYNSERSYGDRNYDRSYGGRSFGSSDRSFEGGYRTGGYGSGGYRDSRGQGGYGERSGTYRDQYEGYAAHD from the exons ATGTCTGACGAAGGTAAATTATTTGTCGGAGGCCTGAGCTTCGAAACCAACGAGGAGTCTTTATCCGCGGCCTTCGGGAAATACGGAACCATCGAAaaag TCGATGTGATCAGAGACAAAGAAACTGGGAGATCTCGGGGCTTCGGCTTTGTGAAATACGACAACGCCGACGATGCTAAAGACGCAATGGCCGCAATGAACGGGAAG TCTCTGGACGGCCGGGCTATTCGTGTGGACGAGGCAGGGAAGGGGGGACGCTCCAAAGGAGGTTACCAGCCAAGCTCAAGAGGTGGCAGATTCAGTGCATCTAGGGGTAGAGGTGGGCGAGGTTACTCCAGAG GCGGAGGATACAATTCAGAAAGGAGCTATGGTGACAGGAACTATGACAGGAGCTACGGGGGAAGGAGCTTCGGGAGTAGCGATAGGAGCTTTGAGGGCGGGTACAGGACTGGTGGATATGGATCCGGTGGATACAGAGACAGCAG GGGTCAGGGTGGATATGGTGAACGCTCTGGAACCTACCGTGATCAATATGAAGGCTATG CTGCACACGACTAA
- the cirbpa gene encoding cold inducible RNA binding protein a isoform X3, translating to MSDEGKLFVGGLSFETNEESLSAAFGKYGTIEKVDVIRDKETGRSRGFGFVKYDNADDAKDAMAAMNGKSLDGRAIRVDEAGKGGRSKGGYQPSSRGGGYNSERSYGDRNYDRSYGGRSFGSSDRSFEGGYRTGGYGSGGYRDSRGQGGYGERSGTYRDQYEGYAAHD from the exons ATGTCTGACGAAGGTAAATTATTTGTCGGAGGCCTGAGCTTCGAAACCAACGAGGAGTCTTTATCCGCGGCCTTCGGGAAATACGGAACCATCGAAaaag TCGATGTGATCAGAGACAAAGAAACTGGGAGATCTCGGGGCTTCGGCTTTGTGAAATACGACAACGCCGACGATGCTAAAGACGCAATGGCCGCAATGAACGGGAAG TCTCTGGACGGCCGGGCTATTCGTGTGGACGAGGCAGGGAAGGGGGGACGCTCCAAAGGAGGTTACCAGCCAAGCTCAAGAG GCGGAGGATACAATTCAGAAAGGAGCTATGGTGACAGGAACTATGACAGGAGCTACGGGGGAAGGAGCTTCGGGAGTAGCGATAGGAGCTTTGAGGGCGGGTACAGGACTGGTGGATATGGATCCGGTGGATACAGAGACAGCAG GGGTCAGGGTGGATATGGTGAACGCTCTGGAACCTACCGTGATCAATATGAAGGCTATG CTGCACACGACTAA
- the LOC137612160 gene encoding uncharacterized protein: MAAGVEIEDLVADLLARPFSTRAFEEKLAVVRRGRPVPELPNLSQAGKGFVRHFQRTNYERYPWLTGSVGRCRLFCWECLLFATDRCGAWSHTGFANLGCLTKAALKHQITVGHLYATVLLKTFADTGVDAQPSEQVRREGELHNEKVKKNREILRRLIDCVVFLGKRELLFRGDDESTQSRNRGNYTELVSFLSEHDTDLHYHLSTNRAFTETPDKIQNDIIHAVSQVIVEEIKKEIKDAPFVALMVDETSDVRKDAQLALALRYVTESGVTERFVRYDEVPRGRRADDVAALIFSILEEYECGLDKVVAQCYDGATVMASGLNEVQVKVKEKAPMALFIHCHAHRLNLVLTQGVSKLKECKVFFANLNGFAAFFSRSPVRTRLLDEMCRRRLPHVAPTRWQKASKVVKAVLERRVGLQELFDHILDHHDEHDQDTVLHADEFNKLLSDFDFCFLLNTFDGIFVRAAVLFGILQKKTFDVQVCMTKVDEFCDAIERGRDRFHQMYEKTVSILGGPSHHRVQDDLRSHYQQLHSNILDNLLCQMRNRFQDHEKLLFLSLLDPQNFKTNRKKFPHTAFSCLTQSHGALFDLPRLKTELTVMYTMSDFEGRSPADLLDFLRSNKLSDSMGQLYALACLAVTIPVSTASSEGSFSTLERIQTYARNTTGQTRLSALASMSVEKDLLLELKRKDKLYDQVIQQFLRKERRPDFVFETHGLNSCFERPQHPVCKEEEVPADHLQRVNSSVNQRNAELLHPEEEKLHSSQEGEQLEVKQETDAVMLTPTYEQNDHGAARMESVPNMPVISSVVGAVNIHLLITNSQDERGSRKDAEIEPQLQSQGTSNTSKKPYVCKICKKGYTKRNDLNVHMRFHTGEKPYGCKACGRHFRETTKLTFHMRTHAGKKVSM, encoded by the exons ATGGCAGCAGGAGTAGAAATTGAAGATTTGGTTGCTGATCTACTCGCAAGGCCATTTTCAACACGTGCATTTGAGGAGAAGCTGGCTGTTGTGAGAAGAGGTCGTCCAGTCCCGGAACTCCCCAACCTGTCCCAGGCTGGAAAGGGGTTCGTCCGTCATTTCCAGAGGACTAATTACGAGCGGTACCCGTGGCTGACAGGCTCCGTGGGACGCTGCAGATTGTTCTGCTGGGAATGCCTTTTGTTTGCCACGGATCGATGTGGTGCTTGGAGCCACACGGGATTTGCAAACTTGGGTTGTTTAACCAAAGCAGCGTTGAAACACCAAATCACTGTTGGACATCTGTATGCCACGgtgcttttaaaaacttttgcGGACACCGGAGTGGATGCCCAGCCCAGCGAACAGGTACGCAGGGAGGGAGAGCTCCACAATGAAAAGGTGAAAAAGAACAGAGAGATTCTGagaagattgattgattgtgtcGTGTTCCTGGGTAAACGGGAACTTTTATTTAGGGGAGACGATGAAAGCACTCAGTCCAGAAACAGAGGTAACTACACGGaacttgtttcttttctttctgagcATGACACAGACCTTCACTACCATTTGTCCACCAACAGAGCGTTCACTGAGACACCTGACAAGATacaaaatgacatcattcaCGCCGTTTCACAagtgattgtagaagagatcaAAAAAGAAATCAAGGACGCTCCTTTTGTCGCTCTGATGGTGGATGAGACATCAGACGTGCGTAAAGACGCACAGCTCGCACTCGCTTTGCGTTACGTAACGGAATCGGGCGTCACGGAGCGTTTTGTTCGATATGATGAGGTACCCCGTGGCCGGCGAGCTGATGACGTTGCTGCTCTTATTTTTTCCATTCTCGAGGAATATGAATGTGGTCTGGACAAAGTTGTGGCGCAGTGTTACGATGGCGCAACGGTGATGGCATCTGGACTAAATGAGGTACAAGTGAAAGTGAAGGAGAAGGCACCTATGGCTTTATTCATTCACTGCCATGCACATCGTCTGAATTTAGTGCTGACTCAGGGGGTTTCAAAGCTCAAAGAATGCAAGGTCTTCTTTGCCAACCTGAACGGCTTCGCTGCGTTCTTCTCCAGATCCCCGGTGCGCACTCGGCTCCTGGATGAAATGTGCCGGCGGCGTCTTCCCCACGTTGCCCCAACGCGGTGGCAAAAGGCGTCAAAAGTGGTGAAGGCGGTCCTTGAGAGGAGAGTTGGGCTGCAGGAATTGTTTGATCACATACTGGATCACCATGATGAGCACGACCAGGACACCGTTCTACATGCAGATGAATTTAATAAGCTTCTgagtgattttgatttttgttttttactcaacACATTTGATGGCATTTTCGTGCGGGCTGCCGTGCTTTTTGGAATACtacagaagaaaacatttgatgTGCAAGTCTGCATGACAAAGGTGGACGAGTTTTGTGATGCAATTGAGCGAGGGAGGGATAGATTCCATCAGATGTATGAAAAAACTGTGAGTATCTTGGGTGGTCCAAGCCATCACAGAGTCCAGGACGACCTCCGCTCACACTACCAACAACTCCACAGCAACATTCTGGACAACCTTCTTTGTCAGATGAGGAATCGATTTCAAGACCACGAAAAACTACTGTTTCTCTCCCTTTTGGACCCCCAGAACTTTAAGACGAACCGGAAAAAGTTTCCACACACAGCCTTTTCCTGCTTGACCCAAAGTCACGGAGCACTGTTTGATCTGCCCAGactaaaaacagaactgactgTGATGTATACCATGAGTGATTTTGAAGGTAGAAGTCCAGCTGATCTTCTTGATTTTCTTAGGAGCAACAAACTGAGTGACAGTATGGGACAGCTTTATGCACTAGCTTGTTTGGCTGTGACTATTCCTGTGTCCACTGCTTCGAGTGAGGGGTCATTTTCGACCTTGGAAAGGATTCAAACTTATGCCAGAAACACGACTGGACAGACACGGCTTTCAGCACTGGCCTCCATGTCAGTAGAGAAGGATTTGTTATTGGAATTAAAACGCAAAGACAAACTGTACGACCAAGTCATCCAACAGTTcttgagaaaagaaaggaggccagactttgtttttgaaacacacggtttgaacagctgttttg AACGCCCACAGCATCctgtctgtaaggaggaggaggttcctGCTGATCACCTCCAGCGTGTGAACTCCAGTGTGAACCAAAGGAACGCAGAGCTTCTGCacccagaggaggagaaactCCACAGCAGCCAGGAAGGAGAGCAGCTTGAAGTGAAACAGGAGACCGATGCTGTCATGCTGACTCCTACGTATGAGCAAAATGACCATGGTGCAGCACGGATGGAGTCTGTTCCCAACATGCCGGTTATCAGTTCTGTGGTAGGAGCAGTAAACATTCACCTGCTGATCACTAACAGCCAGGATGAGAGAGGTAGCAGAAAAGATGCTGAGATTGAACCCCAGCTTCAATCTCAGGGAACAAGTAACACCAGTAAGAAGCCATAcgtttgtaaaatatgtaagaaGGGATACACAAAACGCAATGACTTGAACGTCCACATGAGattccacacaggtgagaagccttacggATGTAAAGCATGCGGCAGACATTTCAGGGAGACAACAAAGTTGACTTTTCACATGAGAACCCACGCAGGGAAGAAGGTTTCCATGTGA
- the LOC137612161 gene encoding midnolin-like encodes MEQHQQPGSRCGFASGRPACCGAGVSTGPPTMRLSITSTAGSPVELTVPRGETVEGLKTQICQKLRLQTNKIVLLHGEKKMTAGKLSDLGVEDGSSLTLVPVTEAGLLCSSAKAEGNLKDVLESLTEVQISDFLSGRLPLTIKLGIGVHVTVVHLQLSAQNGADTKPCSGREIETGLPPAVGMNCSDCIQTNTARSMASPPLQTATPSVGSDPSSSIPKGSFSSHSSSITPNVTCSSPHPSGPSDSTLTNMASGCPQPSCSLKAATPICSLASTGSTPGPMSPAPASTFRESDVHAPSSAEMYKQPGAVIESFGSQSPGVFSGTFSGTLAPCNQNCSPSAIILQILSDLLRAVFHHQGASLALSPFLCPSADPPVSPSLMAEQQKSEMTKRMEHLSRTPGVERRPVHSSTQEDQALHCKLERLQHLIHQRHLRRLTRRKSHRSQASHPYEQRHHHP; translated from the exons AtggagcagcatcagcagccagGAAGCCGGTGTGGCTTCGCCTCGGGCCGGCCTGCGTGCTGCGGGGCAGGTGTCTCCACCGGCCCGCCGACCATGCGTTTGTCCATCACGTCCACCGCGGGCAGCCCGGTGGAGCTCACCGTCCCCCGCGGAGAGACCGTGGAAGGACTGAAGACGCAGATTTGCCAAAAACTCCgtctacaaacaaacaaaatcgtCCTCCTGCATGGAGAAAA AAAGATGACTGCAGGAAAGCTGTCCGACCTGGGCGTAGAGGACGGCAGCAGCCTGACCCTGGTTCCGGTCACTGAAGCCGGTTTATTG TGCTCCAGTGCCAAAGCTGAAGGAAATTTGAAGGACGTCTTGGAAAGTTTAACAGAAGTCCAG AttagtgacttcctgtctgggcGCTTACCTCTGACCATCAAACTGGGAATCGGCGTCCATGTTACTGTTGTGCATCTCCAGCTGTCTGCACAGAATGGGGCAGACACGAAACCTTGCAGCGGCAGAGAAATTGAAACCGGCCTGCCCCCGGCTGTCGGGATGAACTGCTCTGACTGTATCCAGACCAACACAGCCAGATCCATGGCCTCACCTCCTCTCCAAACCGCCACTCCATCCGTGGGTTCTGACCCTTCATCCTCAATACCTAAAGGTTCCTTTTCCTCGCACTCATCTTCCATCACACCTAATGTGACCTGCTCATCTCCGCATCCGTCCGGTCCTTCTGACTCTACACTCACAAACATGGCTTCTGGTTGTCCGCAACCAAGCTGTTCACTCAAAGCAGCCACACCAATCTGCTCACTTGCGTCCACCGGCTCCACCCCTGGACCCATGAGCCCAGCACCTGCCTCAACCTTCAGAGAG AGTGACGTTCATGCGCCATCCTCTGCAGAGATGTACAAGCAGCCAGGAGCAGTAATAGAAAGTTTTGGCAGTCAATCTCCAGGGGTCTTCTCTGGGACCTTTTCTG GCACTCTGGCTCCTTGCAATCAGAACTGTTCTCCAAGCGCCATCATTCTCCAGATCCTTAGCGACCTCCTCAGAGCTGTCTTCCACCACCAAGGGgcttctcttgctctctctcccttcctctgcccATCTGCAGACCCTCCTGTCAGCCCGTCGCTGATGGCAGAGCAGCAGAAAAGTGAAATGACTAAGAGGATGGAGCACCTCAGTAGAACTCCAG GGGTGGAACGTCGCCCTGTCCATTCATCCACACAGGAGGATCAAGCTCTGCACTGTAAGCTGGAGCGCCTGCAGCATTTGATTCATCAGAGACATCTGCGCAGGCTGACACGCAGGAAGTCGCACCGCTCACAGGCTTCTCACCCGTACGAGCAACGCCACCATCATCCCTAG
- the LOC137612254 gene encoding voltage-dependent calcium channel beta subunit-associated regulatory protein codes for MSNDLPILTSLTENSTDVPVSTGRGENYVLLLVLLSVFAAGTLVLLSLLLLFCHRCCMRGRRYSRASDDLEKTNTTYAEDSQPTQEITIHLDESDALSAASCHDGESERFVSTGSTGRRVSFNESALYEQNKTTQDKARRYTLTEGDFHHLKKARLTHLHLPPAPCDMKILTIMECDSTESSTINISDGTAPKLPLAIYQPTERRVPDWMGQSLSGGLPGDPHHSTILDQGPRQALSAMKRQYTRSQTMEAVGDREEAESSIGMRGMLTEAPGQTSVLHFFSKLRRHASLEGAGPYFRRWKFDSGHRAASLDAKGSPKRRPFQRQRAASETTDHAEDDSSPLRDEVINSFPQSPIQTSGLQSLSAESLSHPATTSMSFLNRLKLEAMVELGSISSGRKEEFGPPTNDCHGLKQQSSSNGNEVEKEAKLDAVMRSDATGVELESAEEEDDLFGVQQEVATQESFEAMIQETKGTKTELIISDGRKRSEAELEDGDEMVLGAEARGRSDSGSSLPFMMRQESSEAPPSLYRDIWSLRASLEQYASSDQSSTDRESIRSDADSLSSLCGAGGRSGLESCLSQDLDDEPEGDGELLDGGIGGVSVGESEMGVGGEGEAGNRKLLQMDSGYASIEAPSKAPEEMRLFGTPGAPRGKTASERRLFFTNSGRKGSVCESVEAKLFQEELEEEMTDTGTEEKIKMSQTSSESLQESYQFLKTLHPQKPSESQPQPKSPLMKPIPNPSNPHQPRLRRRDYSIDEKTDALFNEFLRHDPQFDQQDSPLRSRHRSRVHLRKQWQRHKQYSDPGSGTGGRYSPSLERQRFTPLRRGDSAGYPLDTKYHSTLSRIASAADEEASEVAASEEAARESKENKDPSSRGASGDATESPADMTSEGTDPTRGYAESTGEDVGSQVSNKTETGSTTSQSVSTQESCMDPRVDNRNNNSSQAILLEVSRQAERSLTDKLVGSLEERLYSNLHGVEKHGQGGSEHVLTVSQTSSSGFDLI; via the exons ATGAGCAATGATTTGCCTATTCTGACGAGTCTGACGGAGAACTCCACT GATGTGCCGGTGTCAACGGGCCGGGGGGAGAACTATgtcctgctgctggtgctgctgagtGTTTTTGCTGCGGGGACGTTGGTGCTGCTGtccctgctgctcctcttctgTCACCGCTGCTGCATGAGAGGACGACGCTACTCGAG AGCCagtgatgaccttgagaaaacaaacacCACGTATGCTGAGGATTCTCAGCCCACCCAAG AGATCACCATTCATCTGGATGAATCAGACGCTCTCTCAGCTGCAAGCTGTCACGATGGAGAGTCAGAACGATTCGTCTCCACCGGATCAACTGGCCGCAGAGTCTCCTTCAATGAATCTGCACTTTACGAACAGAATAAGACCACTCAGGATAAAGCTCGCAG GTACACTCTGACAGAAGGAGACTTCCACCATCTGAAAAAGGCCCGTCTGACCCACCTTCACTTACCCCCCGCCCCGTGTGACATGAAGATCCTCACCATCATGGAGTGCGACTCGACAGAAAGCAGCACCATCAACATCAGTGACGGCACAGCTCCAAAACTGCCCCTCGCCATCTACCAG CCCACTGAGAGACGAGTCCCTGATTGGATGGGACAGAGTCTCAGCGGAGGTCTACCAGGAGACCCACATCACTCCACAATTCTGGACCAGGGCCCGAGACAGGCCTTGTCAGCCATGAAACGACAGTACACAAGGTCACAAACG ATGGAGGCCGTTGGGGACAGGGAAGAAGCTGAGAGCTCCATTGGGATGAGAGGAATGTTGACTGAAGCTCCGGGCCAGACTTCAGTTCTGCATTTCTTCTCTAAACTACGCCGTCATGCCAGTTTGGAGGGGGCTGGGCCTTATTTCAGGAGGTGGAAGTTTGACAGTGGTCATCGAGCTGCTAGCCTGGATGCTAAAG GATCCCCGAAGAGAAGACCGTTCCAGAGACAGAGGGCAGCAAGTGAAACCACCGATCACGCTGAAGAtgattcctctcctctccgaGATGAGGTCATCAATTCCTTCCCACAGTCTCCCATCCAGACCAGTGGCCTCCAGTCTCTGTCTGCTGAGTCTCTGTCTCATCCAGCCACCACAAGCATGTCCTTCCTCAACAG ATTAAAACTGGAGGCAATGGTGGAGTTAGGTAGCATCAGCAGCGGCAGAAAAGAGGAGTTTGGTCCTCCGACAAACGACTGTCACGGACTAAAGCAGCAATCCTCATCCAATGGAAATGAAGTGGAAAAAGAAGCAAAGTTGGATGCAGTAATGAGATCAGATGCAACTGGAGTTGAACTAGaatcagcagaagaagaagacgacctGTTTGGGGTTCAACAAGAAGTTGCCACACAGGAAAGTTTTGAAGCTATGATCCAGGAAACCAAAGGCACAAAGACAGAACTAATTATATCAGATGGGAGGAAAAGGAGTGAGGCAGAGTTGGAAGACGGAGATGAAATGGTCCTGGGAGCTGAGGCAAGAGGAAGGTCAGACTCAGGCTCATCTCTTCCCTTCATGATGCGTCAGGAGAGTTCAGAGGCTCCTCCCTCTCTGTACAGAGACATCTGGAGCTTGCGGGCTTCTCTGGAGCAATACGCATCCTCAGACCAGAGCAGTACGGATCGGGAGTCCATCCGAAGTGACGCCGACAGCCTCTCATCCCTCTGCGGCGCAGGAGGTCGATCCGGATTGGAAAGCTGCTTGTCTCAAGACCTGGATGATGAACCtgagggagatggagagcttCTGGATGGAGGAATCGGCGGGGTGTCAGTTGGGGAAAGCGAAATGGGAGTCGGAGGTGAGGGCGAGGCAGGGAACCGAAAACTCCTCCAGATGGACAGCGGCTACGCCTCTATTGAAGCCCCATCCAAGGCCCCAGAGGAAATGCGGCTGTTTGGGACTCCTGGTGCTCCTCGAGGGAAGACGGCGTCTGAGAGGAGGCTGTTCTTCACCAACTCTGGGAGAAAAGGTTCAGTGTGCGAGAGCGTCGAGGCAAAACTGtttcaggaggagctggaggaagagatGACAGACACAGGGACGGAAGAGAAAATCAAGATGTCTCAAACCAGCAGTGAGTCGCTTCAGGAATCATATCAGTTTCTGAAAACCCTTCATCCCCAGAAACCTTCAGAATCTCAACCACAGCCGAAGTCCCCACTGATGAAGCCGATCCCGAATCCCTCGAATCCTCACCAACCTCGTCTTCGCCGGCGTGACTACAGCATCGACGAAAAGACAGACGCTCTTTTCAACGAGTTCCTCCGTCATGATCCTCAGTTTGACCAGCAGGATTCTCCACTGCGTTCCAGGCACAGATCCAGAGTTCACCTCCGGAAACAGTGGCAGAGGCACAAGCAATACAGCGATCCGGGGTCAGGCACTGGGGGTCGGTACTCCCCATCTTTGGAGAGGCAGAGGTTCACCCCACTGAGGAGGGGTGACAGTGCCGGTTACCCTCTGGACACCAAGTATCACAGCACACTCTCACGTATAGCCAGTGCGGCGGATGAAGAGGCCAGTGAGGTCGCGGCCTCCGAGGAAGCAGCCAGAGAGAGCAAAGAGAACAAAGATCCGTCAAGCAGGGGAGCTTCAGGGGACGCCACAGAAAGTCCCGCCGACATGACCTCCGAAGGCACCGACCCAACCAGGGGTTACGCAGAGTCAACCGGCGAGGACGTCGGTAGCCAAGTCTCCAACAAGACGGAAACAGGAAGCACAACCAGCCAGTCTGTGAGCACACAAGAGAGCTGCATGGATCCAAGAGTGGAcaacaggaacaacaacagCAGTCAAGCTATTTTATTGGAGGTTTCCCGGCAAGCAGAGAGGAGCCTGACAGACAAGCTGGTCGGGTCGCTGGAAGAAAGACTCTACAGCAACCTGCACGGGGTAGAGAAGCATGGCCAAGGCGGGAGCGAACATGTTCTGACCGTGTCTCAGACGTCCTCATCTGGATTCGATCTCATATAA